Within the Desulfovibrio sp. X2 genome, the region GGGTCTCCACCGGCTCGTAGTGCTCGGAGAACGGTCCGTCCAGGCGGCCGGGGCCGAAGATCTGCCCGAAGCCGTCCTTGCTCATGATGAAGGGGTACTTGCCCTTGCCCGAGGCCAGCGGCGGCCAGCCGCCGTCCGGCACGTCGCCGACCCACTTCGCGCCGTCCCAGGCGATGACCGCCTTCTTCGGGCTGTAGGGGTTGCCTGCCGGGTCGACCGAGGCGCGGTTGTAGAGGATGCGGCGGTTGACCGGCCAGCACCAGGCCCAGTTGGGATACAGCCCGATGGTGGCCTGCATCTGCGTCTGCCTCGGATCGCGGTGCTTGGCCTTGTTGCCGCCCTCCTCGGTGTAGCCGCCGCAGTACAGCCAGTTGAGGCTCGAGGTCGAGCCGTCGGCCGCGAGCGCCGTGAAGCTCGGCACGAGCTGGCCCTTGGCGTAGACCTTGTCGCCGACCTTGGTCTCCCTGGTGAAGCGGCCGTTGATGCGCATGGCGATCTCTTCGGGATCGTAGGCCGCGGGCCAGTCGTGCGACAGCACCTGCTCGGGCAGGGCGCCGCCCTCCTTGGCGTAGAGCGTGCGCACGCCGTTCATGATGTCCACGACCATCTGGCCGAAGTAGCGGATGTCGCCCGCGGGCTTGATGGCCTCGTAGTGCCACAGCCACCAGCGGCCGGAGTTGGTCACGGAACCGGCCTTCTCCACGCGGTGCGCGGAGGGCAGGAGGAAGACCTCGGTCTTCACGGTCTTCGGGTCCACGCCCGGCCTGTGCCAGTTGTCCGTGGTCTCGGTGTGGTGCAGCTCGGCCAGGACCAGCCAGTCCAGCTTGTCCAGGGCCTTCCTGATCTTGTTCGAGTTGGGCACGCTGTTCATGGGGTTCAGGCCCCAGATGAAGCCGCCCTTGATCTTGCCGTTGTACATGCGGTCGAAGAGGTAGAGGTAGGAGTAGTCCTCCCCCTTGGCGGTCTTGGGCACGAGGCCGTAGCAGAAGTCGTTCTCCGCCGTGGCCTTGTCGCCGAACCAGCCCTTGAGCAGGCTGGCCATGTACTTGGGCTTGTTCTGCCACCAGTTGGCGGACTCGGGATCACGGCTCACGGGAGTGTTGGCCTTGTTGTAGTCCGCGAGCGTCGGCCAGGCGTCGATGGGCTGGGCCATGTAGCCGGGCACGATGTGGTAGAGCAGGGTGTGATCCGTGGAGCCCTGCACGTTGGGCTCGCCGCGCAGCGCGTTGATGCCGCCGCCGGCCACGCCGATGTTGCCGAGCAGGAGCTGCACGATGGCCGCGCTGCGGATGTTCTGCACGCCGGTGGTGTGCTGGGTCCAGCCGAGCGCGTACATGATCGTTCCGGCCTTGTCGGCCTTGCCCGTGGCGCCGAAGCAGTCGTAGACCTTCCTGAGCGTCTCCTCGGGCACGCCGGTGACCGCGGAGACGTTCTTCAGCGTGTAGCGGCCGTAGTGCTGCTTCATCAGGTTGAAGACGCAACGCGGGTGCGCGAAGCTCTCGTCGCGCATGGGCACGCCGTCGGCGTCGTTCACGAAGCTCCACTTGCTGCGGTCGTAGGCCCGCTTGGCCGGGTCGTAGCCCGTGAACAGGCCGTCCTTGAAGCCGTAGGCCTCGCCCACCACGAAGGAGGCGTTGGTGTACTTGGCCACGTACTCGTGGAAGTACAGGTTGTTGGACAGGATGTAGTTGATCATGCCGCCCATGAAGGCGATGTCCGTGCCCGAGCGCAGGGGGACGTGGTAGTCCGAGCGCGCCGAGGTGCGGGAGAACTTGGGATCCACGTGCACCACGGTGGCGCCGCGGTCCTTGGCCTTCAGGACCCACTTGAACGAGATCGGATGGTGTTCAGCGGCATTGCTGCCGATGATGAGGACCGAATCGGCATTCTTGATGTCGATCCAGTGGTTGGTCATTGCGCCGCGTCCGAACGACTCTCCCAGAGCCGCAACAGTGGCGCTGTGTCAGATGCGCGCCTGGTGGTCCATGTGGACGACACCAAGGCCCTTCATCGCTTGATGCGCTACCGCGCACTCCTCGTTGTCCATGTGGGAGGTGCCGAGCTGGAAGACGCTCTCCAGCCGGTTGACCGTGTTGCCCTTGCCGTCGCGGGCGATGAAGTCGGCGTCGCGGGTCGCCTTCACGCGGCGCGAGATGCGCTCGATCATGAAGCCCCAGTCCTTCTCCTCCCACTTGTCCGAGTAGGGGGCGCGGTACAGGGGCTTGGAGAGGCGGTCGTCGTTGCGGCTGAGCGAGAGCACGGCCGCGCCCTTGGCGCACAGCGAGCCCTGGTTGATGGGGTAGTCCGGGTCACCCTCGGTGCTGACGAGCTTCCCGTCCTTGACGCTGGCCACGATGTGGCAGCTCACGGAGCAGAACGGGCAGATCGAGATGACCTCCTTCGCTCCGTCGATCTTCAGTCCGGCGGCGTACGCCTCGGCCGGGCCGAGGTCCACGCCGAGCTGACTGAGGCCGATGCAGGCGACACCTGCCCCGGTCAGCTTCATGAAATCCCTTCGCGTCCACTTCATGGGAGCCTCCTTGTTGCGCGTCCGGCGCCCGGAGCGGCTGCCCGGGCGGAAAACCATGCCTATTTTGGCATAAGCATATCCGGCATCTGGGCTTTTGCAACAAAAATTCAAATATTTTAATGTGTTAAGAATAACACATTAACGGCTCCCCGAAGCCGCGCGCACCATCCTCTCGGGCGACCGGCGGGAGAAGGGGTCCTCCTTGCGGGCCTCGCGGGGCGCGTCCTGCAGGGCCCGGGAGGCGTCCTGCCCCTTGGGCGCCCGGTAGCGCTCGGCGTCGTAGGGGAAGATCTCCCTGGCCCGGGCCACGGCGCGGGTCTCCACGTCCGCGTACCAGTCGCGGAAGTTCTCCACGAGGAGCTTGCCGAACTCGGTCAGGCGGTAGCCGCCGCGGTTGCCCGCGGGCTTCTCGATCAGGCTGAAGCCGATGATCTTCTCGGTCTTCCTGATCTTGCCCCAGGCGGCGCGGTACGACATGCCCAGGCGGTCCGCGGCGGCCCGAAGCGAGCCGAGCTCGTCCACGAGCTCGAGAAGCTGCACCCGCCCGACGCCGAAGAAGACGCCCTCGTCGGTCTCCAGCCACATGTGCAGCCGCACCACCGGCCGCTCCCTTCCGCTCATGCCTGCCTCCTCCCCCGCCTGTGCGAGGGGTGGACGATCAATTATGTCTTCCATGACATAACGACTACCCTCGCCTCCCGGCACAAGCCAAGAAAAGCCTCATTATGTCAGATTTGACACAATATAGCCCGCGAAGGCCCGCCCCTCAAGGCTTTGTGGACTTCTCCACTTTCCGTGGATCGACGCGACACGGGAGAGGAAAAACAGGTGACTGTCAACTGCTCGAATATGCTCAAAAAAACAGCAATCCATCACTTGGCCCGATCATTGCTCTCATGCCCATAGACCATTTCTATTGGACAGGAAGCGAGCACCATGACCCTGCCGACCACGCCTCGAACCCGCACGACAGCCCCCGACGAAGGACGCAGCCGCCCGCGGCGCGGCCTGTTCCGGTCCGAGCGCGGCTTGTCTCGTTCGGAGCGCGGCTTCGCCGCGGTGGAAACCGCCCTGCTCCTGCCCGTGTTCATCCTGCTCTTCATGGGCGTCATAGACTTCGGCCGCCTCTTCTGGACGCAGAACACGGTCACGGCCGCGGCCGAGGAAGGCGCGCGCATGGCCGTGCTCACGGACACGAGCGACGACGAGGTCATGCAGACGGTGAAGGACTATCTGAAGAACGGCGGCATCGAGGAGCCGCCGACCATCGAGATCGGCGCCCGCGTCCCGGACCAGCCCGTGTCCGTGAAGGTCAGCGTGGGCTTCTCCTTCATGACCCTGCTGCACTCCCTGACGAGCCTCGTGGACATCGACCGGGTGACCTCGACCGCGGTCATGGTCCATGAAAGGTAGGCGGACCATGCGCGCGATCGTCTCGAACATCCTTCGCCGCCTGCGGCGCTCGGAGCGGGGCAGCGTCACCGTGGAATTCGCCGTGACCCTGGCCTTCCTGGTCTTCCCGCTGTTCATCGGAACCATCGACCTCTCCCGACTGATGCACGCCGACAACATCCTCACGCGCACCGCGCGCGAGGCCGTGGTCGTGGCCAGCCGGGGCGGCGACGCGGCCGGGATCGCCAGGACCATCGTGCAGAGCGCCGGGCTCTCGCCCAGCCTGCTCACCGTGAGCGTGACCTCGGCCCCGGACGCCTCGGTTTCCGGGACCAGCGTGCGCGTGGAGCTCGGCTACGACCTGAACGGCTTCGCGCTCTTCGCGGCCGACGTGTTCATGCCGGACGGGCTCAAGGCCGTGGCCGAAGCGAGGAAGGAATGAACGAAGCCGCCCGCAGAATAGTAAGCGTCCTCGCCCGCCTGCACAGCGACGAGCGCGGCGTGGGAGCCCTCCTGCTCGGCCTGACCGCCGTGGCCATCATCGGCTTCGCGGCCCTGGCCGTGGACCTCGGCTGGATGCAGTTCACGCGGAGCAGGCTGCAGACCTCGGCCGACGTGGGCGCCCTGGCAGGAGCGGGCAGTCTGCTCTCCAAGGGCGACGACCTCGCCGCCGTGCGCTCGGTGGCCCAAAGCTACGCCCGCCGCAACCTGATCGCCGAGGACAAGCCCGCCGCGGCGGTCGGGGACGGCGACGTGACCTTCTACCACGACGGCACCCCGGTCTCGTCCGGCGCGGACCAGGTGGAGGTCCGGGTGACGCTCTCGACCGAGCGGAAGAACGCCCTGAACCTCTTCTTCGCCAGGGCCATCGGCACCTCGAACGCGGACGTCAGCGCCTCGGCCAGGGCGGGCCTCGTCGGCACCTGCTCGAGCGAGTGCCTGAAGCCCTTCACCATCCCGGCCAAGTTCACCTGGGACGACACCTGCGACCCCGATCCCAAGCTCAGGAACAACGGTCGGCTCGACACGGGCAGCAGCTGCGAGATGGCCTCGGTCCAGGTGCCCGGCTACACCGACGCGGACGCGGGCACGCAGGTCGTGCTCAAGCCCAAGGACCCGAGCGACGCCGTGGTGCCGAGCTTCTACAACCTCATCGACTTCCCGCCCGTGAACAAGGGCAACCCGGTGACCGGCGGCGACGCGGTGCGCGAGAACATCGCCGGGTGCTCCGGCTCGAACGCCACGGTCGTCGAACCCAACGACGAGGTGCAGATCGAGCCCGGCAGCACCAACGGCCCGGTCAAGCAGGGCATCGCCGACCTCGTGGCCCAGGATCCCACGGCGCACTGGGACAGCGCCACCAACAGCATCCAGGGCAGCGCCTTCTCCAACCCCCTGGACAGCCCGCGCGTGTCCCTGCTCGGCTTCTACGACCCCAAGCGGCCGCCCGTCTCGGGCCGCAACACCCTGTTCATCGCCCAGGTCGGCGCCATCTTTATCGAGGGCATCGACGGCAACGGCAACGTCACGGCCCGCTTCGTGCGCGCCATGGCCGACTCGCCCACGGACTCCGGCGGCGACTGCCTGCTCAAGGTCAGCCGCATG harbors:
- a CDS encoding TadE/TadG family type IV pilus assembly protein: MSRSERGFAAVETALLLPVFILLFMGVIDFGRLFWTQNTVTAAAEEGARMAVLTDTSDDEVMQTVKDYLKNGGIEEPPTIEIGARVPDQPVSVKVSVGFSFMTLLHSLTSLVDIDRVTSTAVMVHER
- a CDS encoding TadE/TadG family type IV pilus assembly protein, with product MRAIVSNILRRLRRSERGSVTVEFAVTLAFLVFPLFIGTIDLSRLMHADNILTRTAREAVVVASRGGDAAGIARTIVQSAGLSPSLLTVSVTSAPDASVSGTSVRVELGYDLNGFALFAADVFMPDGLKAVAEARKE
- a CDS encoding winged helix-turn-helix domain-containing protein; translated protein: MSGRERPVVRLHMWLETDEGVFFGVGRVQLLELVDELGSLRAAADRLGMSYRAAWGKIRKTEKIIGFSLIEKPAGNRGGYRLTEFGKLLVENFRDWYADVETRAVARAREIFPYDAERYRAPKGQDASRALQDAPREARKEDPFSRRSPERMVRAASGSR
- a CDS encoding TadE/TadG family type IV pilus assembly protein — protein: MNEAARRIVSVLARLHSDERGVGALLLGLTAVAIIGFAALAVDLGWMQFTRSRLQTSADVGALAGAGSLLSKGDDLAAVRSVAQSYARRNLIAEDKPAAAVGDGDVTFYHDGTPVSSGADQVEVRVTLSTERKNALNLFFARAIGTSNADVSASARAGLVGTCSSECLKPFTIPAKFTWDDTCDPDPKLRNNGRLDTGSSCEMASVQVPGYTDADAGTQVVLKPKDPSDAVVPSFYNLIDFPPVNKGNPVTGGDAVRENIAGCSGSNATVVEPNDEVQIEPGSTNGPVKQGIADLVAQDPTAHWDSATNSIQGSAFSNPLDSPRVSLLGFYDPKRPPVSGRNTLFIAQVGAIFIEGIDGNGNVTARFVRAMADSPTDSGGDCLLKVSRMLRDSSRGG
- the fdnG gene encoding formate dehydrogenase-N subunit alpha, with translation MKWTRRDFMKLTGAGVACIGLSQLGVDLGPAEAYAAGLKIDGAKEVISICPFCSVSCHIVASVKDGKLVSTEGDPDYPINQGSLCAKGAAVLSLSRNDDRLSKPLYRAPYSDKWEEKDWGFMIERISRRVKATRDADFIARDGKGNTVNRLESVFQLGTSHMDNEECAVAHQAMKGLGVVHMDHQARIUHSATVAALGESFGRGAMTNHWIDIKNADSVLIIGSNAAEHHPISFKWVLKAKDRGATVVHVDPKFSRTSARSDYHVPLRSGTDIAFMGGMINYILSNNLYFHEYVAKYTNASFVVGEAYGFKDGLFTGYDPAKRAYDRSKWSFVNDADGVPMRDESFAHPRCVFNLMKQHYGRYTLKNVSAVTGVPEETLRKVYDCFGATGKADKAGTIMYALGWTQHTTGVQNIRSAAIVQLLLGNIGVAGGGINALRGEPNVQGSTDHTLLYHIVPGYMAQPIDAWPTLADYNKANTPVSRDPESANWWQNKPKYMASLLKGWFGDKATAENDFCYGLVPKTAKGEDYSYLYLFDRMYNGKIKGGFIWGLNPMNSVPNSNKIRKALDKLDWLVLAELHHTETTDNWHRPGVDPKTVKTEVFLLPSAHRVEKAGSVTNSGRWWLWHYEAIKPAGDIRYFGQMVVDIMNGVRTLYAKEGGALPEQVLSHDWPAAYDPEEIAMRINGRFTRETKVGDKVYAKGQLVPSFTALAADGSTSSLNWLYCGGYTEEGGNKAKHRDPRQTQMQATIGLYPNWAWCWPVNRRILYNRASVDPAGNPYSPKKAVIAWDGAKWVGDVPDGGWPPLASGKGKYPFIMSKDGFGQIFGPGRLDGPFSEHYEPVETPVASHPFSRQLHSPCFKSVHSDMDLLAKAADPRFPIVLTTYSVTEHWCGGGETRNVPNLLETEPQLYVEMSHELAKERGIKNGDPVVIESIRGRVEAIAMVTVRMRPLTVQGKTVHLVGMPFCFGWTTPGTGDSTNRLTPSVADPNTTIPEYKACLVNVRKAKKVTELAL